Proteins co-encoded in one Rhodospirillales bacterium genomic window:
- a CDS encoding DUF3553 domain-containing protein, whose protein sequence is MNPSPTPGNFVRHPDCPEWGLGQVQSVIGDRITVNFEHAGKQLILGNIITLLSDTPAK, encoded by the coding sequence ATAAACCCGTCACCCACACCTGGAAATTTCGTTCGCCATCCTGACTGCCCTGAATGGGGACTTGGACAGGTCCAATCGGTCATTGGAGACAGGATCACAGTTAATTTTGAACATGCCGGAAAACAATTAATTTTAGGCAATATTATAACCTTACTGTCTGATACCCCGGCAAAGTAA
- the mobA gene encoding molybdenum cofactor guanylyltransferase: MFLDDLESASQGTETIGLILAGGRSSRFGNRDKCFELLGGRPLIDHVLDRANRQVGDLLVSSDQNPERFKEKGIPVIPDGIPEYAGPLAGLLSVLDWMEGNAGQFRQWGWIATFPVDSPFFPEDMVDRLMTAAKHNGQPVIASSNGRAHPVFGLWPRHIRQPLRAFIDAPGRHRLLDFSESIDAVTVSFKAPTIDPFFNINTPDDLECANQFLADGCAPE; this comes from the coding sequence ATGTTTCTGGATGATTTGGAATCTGCATCACAGGGCACAGAAACCATCGGCCTTATCCTTGCGGGGGGGCGGTCAAGTCGGTTCGGGAATCGGGATAAATGTTTCGAATTGCTTGGGGGGCGGCCTCTGATAGACCATGTTTTGGATCGGGCAAATAGACAGGTTGGTGATCTATTGGTTAGTTCCGATCAGAACCCTGAGCGTTTTAAAGAAAAGGGAATTCCTGTTATTCCCGATGGTATTCCGGAATACGCTGGTCCGCTTGCAGGATTGTTGTCAGTTCTGGATTGGATGGAAGGGAATGCAGGTCAGTTCCGTCAATGGGGGTGGATTGCAACCTTTCCCGTGGACTCTCCATTTTTCCCAGAAGATATGGTCGATCGGTTGATGACCGCAGCAAAGCACAATGGGCAACCTGTTATTGCCTCATCGAATGGGCGAGCCCATCCTGTATTCGGTTTATGGCCAAGGCACATAAGGCAACCATTGCGGGCATTTATTGATGCGCCTGGGCGACATAGATTGCTGGATTTTTCCGAATCTATAGATGCTGTAACTGTTTCATTCAAGGCACCAACCATTGATCCCTTTTTTAATATTAACACGCCTGATGATCTTGAATGTGCCAATCAGTTTTTGGCCGATGGATGCGCACCAGAATAA
- a CDS encoding PAS domain-containing protein translates to MSAANNKFRDLLQGTIQESGAVSPDKSGAQQMRPFPQGTSAETPLASKGPEYDALMAALLDRAAPLYVTDTSGKLVSASNAFRELAPLLFKTKGHEKLRSIDDTPPGLMDIIERLYVDGEEIRRSDTVKSDGEANTEDRYFISRHFSIKNTENTLIGFAGIYEDVTSLSQANQKAGEMESWLQDVIRSSSDWLWTVDHNFNLTFITHRVSEILNVPAQVFQGRHLFTLGEFDSENSEIPDTKKDMENFRPFRNRPFLMPTEQGDIRYVHLSGVPIFNEISGRFEGFRGTGTDVTRRFKAEKSALETRVKLEDAFEALRNRNEELAGALEQSQVADKAKMDFLAMMSHELRTPPNCIIRFSDAAIKRIHGPLDTAYSEYFSSIHEAGSHLLGIISDILDTANIENSEVSIETTPVRICDLVTEATSMVRPKASGKDLNVVMGDIPNNLIADMNRLRGRQILVNLLGNAIKFTPDHGSIGIDVSERQDGHIAITVWDTGIGIPDAEKKRIFDRFYQVDKNIFARGIEGTGLGLNISRHLARLMGGEVIVESAAKGARLTFLLSLKTH, encoded by the coding sequence ATGAGTGCTGCAAATAATAAATTCCGCGACCTTCTGCAGGGCACTATTCAAGAATCGGGGGCTGTGTCTCCCGATAAATCCGGTGCACAACAAATGCGCCCATTCCCACAAGGAACAAGTGCCGAGACACCGTTAGCCTCCAAAGGTCCAGAATATGATGCCTTGATGGCAGCGCTTCTTGACCGAGCTGCCCCTCTTTATGTGACCGACACCTCAGGCAAGCTTGTTTCTGCCAGCAATGCTTTTCGTGAACTCGCTCCCCTGCTATTTAAAACAAAGGGCCATGAGAAACTGCGGAGTATTGATGACACGCCTCCCGGCCTGATGGATATCATCGAACGTTTGTACGTTGATGGTGAAGAAATTCGGCGCTCCGATACCGTGAAATCTGATGGAGAAGCCAATACCGAAGACCGCTATTTCATTTCCCGTCACTTCTCGATTAAAAACACTGAAAATACCCTAATCGGATTTGCGGGGATTTATGAAGACGTCACATCACTGTCCCAGGCAAATCAAAAAGCCGGTGAAATGGAAAGCTGGCTTCAAGATGTCATCCGCTCTTCTTCTGACTGGTTGTGGACTGTAGATCATAATTTCAATCTGACCTTCATTACGCACCGGGTATCAGAAATTTTGAACGTCCCGGCCCAGGTTTTTCAGGGACGGCATCTTTTCACCCTCGGTGAATTTGATTCTGAAAACTCTGAGATACCAGATACCAAGAAGGATATGGAAAATTTCCGCCCGTTTAGGAACAGGCCTTTCTTGATGCCAACTGAACAAGGTGACATCCGATACGTTCATTTAAGCGGCGTCCCAATTTTTAATGAAATAAGTGGCAGGTTTGAAGGATTTAGAGGGACAGGAACCGATGTAACCCGAAGATTTAAAGCGGAAAAGTCGGCCCTTGAAACAAGGGTAAAACTTGAAGATGCCTTTGAAGCGCTACGAAACAGAAATGAAGAACTGGCGGGTGCCCTTGAACAATCCCAGGTGGCAGACAAGGCCAAAATGGATTTTCTGGCCATGATGAGCCACGAACTGAGAACCCCACCGAATTGTATTATAAGATTTTCAGACGCCGCCATAAAAAGGATTCATGGACCTCTTGATACAGCTTATAGCGAATATTTTTCGTCAATTCATGAAGCGGGATCACATCTTCTTGGAATCATAAGTGACATTCTTGATACCGCTAATATCGAAAATAGCGAAGTGTCAATAGAGACCACCCCGGTACGCATATGCGATCTGGTAACAGAAGCAACATCAATGGTGCGACCAAAAGCCAGCGGGAAAGATCTCAATGTTGTCATGGGCGATATCCCAAATAATCTTATCGCAGATATGAATAGGCTCCGTGGTCGACAGATTCTGGTGAACCTTCTTGGGAATGCTATCAAATTTACACCTGATCATGGCAGCATTGGCATTGATGTTTCTGAACGCCAAGATGGCCACATTGCCATAACCGTCTGGGACACCGGCATTGGCATCCCAGATGCTGAAAAAAAACGTATTTTCGACCGTTTTTATCAAGTTGATAAAAACATCTTTGCCCGGGGCATTGAAGGAACAGGACTGGGGTTGAATATCTCCCGCCACCTTGCTCGCCTGATGGGAGGGGAGGTTATTGTCGAAAGTGCCGCCAAGGGCGCACGTCTCACCTTTCTATTATCCCTAAAAACCCACTAA